The following proteins are co-located in the Paludibaculum fermentans genome:
- the purS gene encoding phosphoribosylformylglycinamidine synthase subunit PurS, translating into MKAHVYVTMKKTVLDPQGQTIARALNGMGHTGIAAVRQGKYFEIELAEGISLEAAKAELDQIASEVLSNPVIEEYRLELIS; encoded by the coding sequence ATGAAAGCCCACGTCTACGTCACCATGAAGAAGACCGTTCTCGATCCGCAGGGTCAGACGATCGCTCGCGCCCTCAACGGCATGGGCCACACCGGCATTGCCGCAGTGCGCCAAGGTAAGTATTTTGAGATCGAACTCGCCGAAGGAATCAGCCTGGAAGCGGCCAAGGCGGAGCTCGATCAGATTGCCTCAGAGGTACTGTCGAACCCCGTCATCGAAGAGTACCGGTTGGAGTTAATCAGCTAG
- the glmS gene encoding glutamine--fructose-6-phosphate transaminase (isomerizing) yields MCGIIGYVGNKKPVPILLEGLRRLEYRGYDSAGLAVVDEDLNLHLRRVSGKLHNLEEAVRLSPVDGWYGIGHTRWATHGRPTEENAHPHRDSKGDIVVVHNGIVENYLALKQELEAEGHAFQTETDTEIIPHLVEKYFQGSLEEAVRLAVGRLRGVFAIAAISRLDPGKIVAARNGPPVVVGLGEGEYFVASDVPAILSHTRDVFFLHDGDIAVLTADGVRLMDLDGRPVKRQVSHILWDPIMAEKGGYKHFMLKEIYEQPRAVRDTILGRVGQESGRVFLDEMQIQPKEFAEFQNVRIVACGTSWHAALAGKFMIERLARIPVEVDYGSEFRYRDPIVNPNSLTVLISQSGETADTLAAQREAKSKGSRTLSICNVMGSMISREAAGTLLTHAGPEIGVASTKAFTAQLTALFILAMYLGQARGRQTPEQSQDLAQELLRIPAKLEHVLSADAHYEDLVKWLFKATDFLYLGRGIHYPIALEGALKLKEISYIHAEGYPAGEMKHGPNALIDESLPTVVLATADPEDEASVLRYEKTLSNIQEVKARGGKVVAVATEGMTDVTRSADHVIWVPPTRELLLPILEVVPLQLLAYHIAVRRGCDVDQPRNLAKSVTVE; encoded by the coding sequence ATGTGCGGAATCATCGGTTACGTCGGCAATAAGAAACCTGTACCCATCCTGCTGGAAGGGTTGCGGCGGCTGGAATATCGAGGGTATGATTCGGCCGGCCTGGCCGTGGTCGACGAAGACCTGAACCTCCATTTGCGGCGCGTGTCGGGCAAACTCCACAACCTGGAAGAAGCTGTGCGCCTATCTCCCGTGGACGGCTGGTATGGCATCGGCCACACCCGCTGGGCCACGCACGGACGCCCGACCGAAGAGAACGCACATCCTCACCGCGACTCCAAGGGCGACATCGTGGTGGTTCACAACGGCATCGTGGAAAACTACCTGGCGCTGAAGCAGGAACTCGAAGCTGAGGGCCACGCGTTCCAGACGGAAACAGACACCGAGATCATCCCTCACCTGGTGGAGAAGTACTTCCAGGGCAGCCTGGAAGAGGCAGTGCGCCTGGCGGTAGGCCGCTTGCGGGGTGTGTTCGCCATTGCCGCGATTTCGCGATTGGATCCGGGGAAGATTGTCGCCGCGCGAAATGGTCCTCCCGTGGTGGTGGGTTTGGGGGAAGGCGAGTATTTCGTTGCTTCCGATGTGCCCGCAATTCTCAGCCACACCCGCGACGTCTTCTTCCTGCACGACGGCGACATCGCCGTGCTGACTGCTGACGGAGTCCGCCTGATGGATCTGGATGGCCGGCCGGTGAAGCGGCAGGTATCGCACATCCTGTGGGATCCGATCATGGCGGAAAAGGGCGGCTACAAGCACTTCATGCTCAAGGAGATCTATGAGCAGCCGCGCGCCGTCCGCGACACGATTCTGGGCCGTGTAGGCCAGGAGAGCGGCCGGGTCTTCCTGGATGAGATGCAGATCCAGCCCAAGGAGTTCGCGGAGTTCCAGAACGTGCGGATTGTGGCTTGCGGTACGTCGTGGCACGCGGCACTGGCCGGCAAGTTCATGATCGAACGGCTGGCGCGCATTCCGGTTGAGGTGGATTACGGCAGTGAATTCCGCTACCGGGATCCGATCGTCAATCCGAACTCGCTCACCGTGCTGATTTCGCAGTCCGGCGAAACTGCCGACACGCTGGCGGCTCAGCGGGAAGCGAAGAGCAAGGGCTCGCGGACGCTTTCGATCTGCAATGTAATGGGATCCATGATCTCGCGTGAGGCGGCGGGCACCCTGTTGACGCATGCCGGACCCGAGATCGGCGTGGCCTCCACCAAGGCGTTCACAGCCCAGTTGACGGCGTTGTTCATCCTGGCCATGTACCTAGGGCAGGCGCGGGGCCGGCAGACTCCTGAGCAGTCTCAGGATCTGGCGCAGGAGTTGCTTCGGATTCCCGCCAAACTGGAGCATGTGCTTTCGGCCGACGCGCACTATGAAGATCTGGTGAAGTGGTTGTTCAAAGCCACCGACTTCCTGTACCTGGGCCGTGGCATTCACTATCCTATCGCCCTGGAAGGCGCACTGAAGCTGAAGGAGATATCCTACATCCACGCGGAAGGCTATCCCGCCGGGGAGATGAAGCATGGGCCGAATGCGCTGATTGACGAGTCGCTACCTACAGTGGTGCTGGCGACGGCGGATCCCGAGGACGAAGCGAGCGTGCTGCGGTATGAGAAGACGCTCTCGAACATCCAGGAAGTGAAGGCGCGCGGGGGGAAGGTGGTCGCGGTGGCGACGGAAGGTATGACCGACGTGACGCGGTCGGCCGATCACGTGATATGGGTGCCTCCCACGCGCGAGTTGCTATTGCCTATTCTGGAGGTGGTTCCGCTGCAGTTGCTGGCGTATCACATCGCCGTTCGGCGTGGTTGCGACGTGGACCAGCCTCGCAACCTGGCGAAGAGCGTCACCGTCGAGTAG
- a CDS encoding HpcH/HpaI aldolase family protein has translation MSNNVPTGAEFKEQLRAGAPKMGLFLNSHSPTVAEQLAHSGYDWLLVDTQHGPMDHEKLSNMLCAIASGGAKSMVRVAGYHDRGGIQQALDLGADGVLVPYINTAEEARQAVSCTRYPTAGTRSVYFPQRSMNKAGLLGYAGNANKNVIVALQVETAACIENMAEIAAVPGVDMLFLGQNDLCMSMGLYEKYEFPHMYTSPELQAATETLISEARKNNVILGLFLFGTTRVAEFLAKGFSFISVGNDLHHVLTQSAAYVQDLEKIAATEGKLWTRRPTALF, from the coding sequence ATGTCCAACAACGTGCCCACTGGGGCTGAATTCAAAGAACAATTGCGGGCCGGCGCCCCCAAGATGGGGCTTTTTCTCAATTCACACAGTCCGACGGTAGCCGAACAACTCGCCCACAGCGGCTACGACTGGCTTCTCGTCGATACCCAACACGGTCCGATGGACCACGAAAAGCTCTCCAACATGCTGTGTGCCATCGCCAGCGGCGGAGCCAAGTCGATGGTTCGCGTGGCCGGCTATCACGACCGCGGCGGCATCCAGCAGGCCCTCGACCTGGGCGCCGATGGCGTGCTCGTCCCCTACATCAATACGGCGGAGGAGGCCCGGCAGGCGGTAAGCTGCACCCGGTACCCCACGGCCGGGACCCGCTCAGTCTACTTCCCCCAGCGCAGCATGAACAAGGCCGGCCTGCTGGGCTACGCGGGTAATGCGAATAAGAATGTCATCGTCGCCCTCCAGGTGGAAACGGCGGCCTGCATCGAGAACATGGCGGAAATCGCCGCGGTGCCGGGCGTCGATATGCTCTTCCTCGGCCAGAACGACCTGTGCATGTCCATGGGGCTCTATGAGAAGTACGAATTCCCCCACATGTACACGTCCCCGGAACTCCAGGCGGCCACCGAGACCCTCATCTCCGAAGCGCGTAAGAATAACGTGATCCTCGGCTTGTTCCTCTTCGGAACCACCCGTGTCGCGGAGTTCCTTGCCAAGGGCTTCAGCTTCATCAGCGTCGGCAACGACCTGCATCACGTCCTCACCCAGTCCGCCGCCTACGTGCAGGATCTGGAGAAGATCGCCGCCACCGAAGGCAAACTCTGGACCCGCCGGCCCACTGCGCTGTTCTAA